The Vicia villosa cultivar HV-30 ecotype Madison, WI linkage group LG1, Vvil1.0, whole genome shotgun sequence genome includes a region encoding these proteins:
- the LOC131627511 gene encoding early nodulin-5-like, which yields MASSSSSPILLMIIFSMCLLFSYSESTEYIAGDNESSWKVNFPSKDALIDWATRHQFTYSDAVVNEHEDDCNTKVRSKIGDMVVTKRPLVLPPLITLPQSPSPAPAPNSSSTAASRGFVVLLEVSLAMLMLLIWL from the exons AtggcttcttcttcctcttctccaataTTGTTAATGATCATTTTCTCAATGTGCCTTCTATTTTCCTACTCAGAATCCACAGAATATATTGCTGGAGACAATGAAAGTTCCTGGAAGGTTAATTTTCCATCAAAAGATGCACTCATCGATTGGGCCACTAGACACCAATTCACATACAGCGATGCTGTTG TCAATGAGCATGAGGATGACTGTAATACAAAGGTTCGTTCCAAGATAGGTGATATGGTTGTTACAAAGAGGCCTCTAGTTCTCCCACCGTTGATTACCTTGCCACAGTCACCTTCACCAGCACCGGCACCAAATTCGTCCAGCACTGCTGCGAGCCGTGGATTCGTCGTGTTGTTGGAGGTTTCACTGGCTATGTTGATGCTCTTAATTTGGCTATAG
- the LOC131627505 gene encoding uncharacterized protein LOC131627505 gives MLEQLLIFTRGGLILWSCKELGNALKGSPIDTLIRSCLLEERSGAASYNYDAPGASYSLKWIFHNDLGLVFVAVYQRILHLLYVDDLLAAVKREFSQVYDPTRTVYRDFDEVFKQLKIEAEARAEELKKSNSNPVVVNGNRKQTVTWKGDGSDGKKNGGGGGGGLKNDGDGKNGIKSESDRDRFVVANGNNNNGSNLKSNGGNGNVSVNGNGNGKDNDSLNNGAFDVNRLQKKVRNKGGNGKKTDSGVTKAEPKKLVKKNRVWDEKPKETKLDFTDHVDVDRDADVDRKVDYLAKEQGESMMDKDEVFSSDSEDEEEEGDDAGKNSNKPDAKKKGWFSSMFQSIAGKANLEKSDLEPALKALKDRLMTKNVAEEIAEKLCESVAASLEGKKLASFTRISSTVQTAMEEALVRILTPRRSIDILRDVHAAKEQRKPYVVVFVGVNGVGKSTNLAKVAYWLQQHNVNVMMAACDTFRSGAVEQLRTHARRLQIPIFEKGYEKDPAVVAKEAIQEASRNGSDVVLVDTAGRMQDNEPLMRALSKLIYLNNPDLVLFVGEALVGNDAVDQLSKFNQKLADLASSPTPRLIDGILLTKFDTIDDKVGAALSMVYISGAPVMFVGCGQSYTDLKKLNVKSIVKTLLK, from the exons ATGTTAGAGCAGTTACTGATTTTCACGCGAGGAGGTTTAATTCTGTGGTCATGCAAAGAATTAGGCAACGCTCTGAAGGGTTCACCGATCGATACATTGATTCGATCGTGTCTTCTCGAGGAGCGATCCGGTGCGGCTTCGTACAACTACGACGCACCTGGAGCTTCGTATTCGCTGAAGTGGATCTTCCACAACGATCTCGGATTGGTTTTCGTTGCGGTTTATCAGCGGATTTTGCATCTGTTGTATGTTGATGATTTGCTTGCTGCTGTTAAGAGGGAATTCTCGCAGGTTTATGATCCGACGCGGACGGTGTATCGGGATTTTGATGAGGTTTTTAAGCAGCTGAAGATTGAAGCGGAGGCGCGCGCGGAGGAGTTGAAGAAATCGAATTCGAATCCGGTGGTTGTGAATGGGAATCGGAAGCAGACTGTTACATGGAAGGGAGATGGATCTGATGGGAAGAAGAATGGTGGTGGTGGAGGTGGTGGTTTGAAGAATGATGGTGATGGGAAAAACGGGATTAAATCTGAGAGTGACCGTGACCGTTTTGTTGTTGCGAATGGTAATAATAATAACGGTTCTAACTTGAAGAGTAACGGTGGTAATGGTAATGTTAGTGTAAATGGTAATGGTAATGGTAAAGATAATGATAGTTTGAATAATGGAGCTTTTGATGTAAATAGGCTCCAGAAGAAGGTTAGGAACAAAGGTGGGAATGGGAAGAAAACTGACAGTGGTGTAACTAAGGCTGAGCCTAAAAAATTGGTTAAGAAAAATAGGGTTTGGGATGAAAAACCCAAGGAGACAAAGTTGGATTTTACTGATCATGTTGATGTTGATCGGGATGCGGATGTGGATAGGAAAGTTGATTATTTGGCTAAGGAACAAGGGGAGAGTATGATGGATAAAGATGAAGTTTTTAGTAGTGACAGTGAGGATGAAGAGGAGGAGGGTGATGATGCTGGGAAAAATAGCAATAAGCCTGATGCTAAAAAGAAGGGGTGGTTTTCATCTATGTTTCAGAG TATTGCTGGGAAGGCCAATTTGGAGAAGTCAGATTTGGAACCAGCTTTGAAAGCTCTGAAGGATAGACTCATGACCAAGAATGTG GCTGAGGAAATAGCTGAGAAGCTATGTGAATCTGTGGCAGCAAGTCTTGAAGGCAAAAAACTGGCTTCATTTACAAGGATATCTTCGACAGTGCAG ACTGCAATGGAAGAAGCACTTGTTCGTATTTTAACTCCCAGGCGTTCTATTGACATATTGAGGGATGTTCATGCTGCCAAAGAGCAAAGGAAACCTTATGTTGTTGTATTTGTTGGAGTTAATGGAGTTGGAAAATCTACTAATCTTGCTAAG GTTGCTTACTGGCTTCAGCAACACAACGTTAATGTCATGATGGCTGCTTGTGATACATTTCGATCAGGAGCTGTTGAGCAGTTGCGGACTCATGCTCGGAGACTTCAG ATCCCTATATTTGAGAAGGGTTATGAAAAAGATCCTGCTGTTGTGGCAAAAGAAGCAATTCAGGAAGCTTCTCGTAATGGTTCGGATGTGGTTCTAGTTGATACAGCTGGTCGTATGCAG GATAATGAACCATTGATGAGAGCACTGTCAAAGCTGATCTACCTCAACAATCCTGACCTGGTCTTATTTGTTGGAGAAGCACTGGTTGGCAATGATGCAGTTGATCAGCTTTCAAAGTTCAACCAG AAACTGGCTGATCTCGCCTCTTCTCCTACACCCAGATTGATCGATGGGATCTTGCTCACAAAGTTTGACACTATTGATGATAAG GTGGGAGCTGCACTGTCAATGGTTTACATATCTGGAGCTCCAGTCATGTTTGTGGGATGCGGACAGTCTTATACCGACCTAAAGAAACTCAACGTCAAGTCCATTGTGAAGACGCTCCTCAAATAA